The Nicotiana sylvestris chromosome 6, ASM39365v2, whole genome shotgun sequence genomic sequence gtttccaaagaCCTTCGGCTCAAGGACAAAATAAAAAGGAGCAGTAGCAACAagcatataatatacatattttttgtTATTTGGCTAGCGGATGTAATTATTTTTGGTCGACATGCCAAATGTGTAACTTGCCTAGGGGaccaaaagaaaagtcaaaactaGAGGAAATGATATTCAGTGAACCAAAATTATACATACCAACTCTGGCAAGCCGATTCACCCATCCGGGGATTCCTTTCCCTGTTAGTCTTTGCGCTATGTCATCTGTGAAATGGTTACAGTTCTTGGAAATGAGGTGATAGGTGTCCCCGTGATACTCGGAAGCCATATTCTCAAGAAATGCTTGAAATTCAGAGGGAGGCATCTTAATACGACCCAATGGGATTGAACATCTGTAGATGAAACCAGGGCAGCTCTTAGGTTCCACTTCAAACACGCCACTTATGGGAAAGTCATGCGCTCCGTATCCATATTCCATACCGTGGACTGCCAATAAGCAAAGAGAAATTCAAACTCcattacttcatcaaaaaaaaaaaaaagagaaattcaAACTCCAATCAACGAAGGTCATTTATTATGCTATATATAAGAGCTTTATGTGAATATATTCAGCATACCTGCGTTCTAAAATCCATACCCAAAATACAAGAGAACCTTAAAAGTTTATCCATGTcgaattttttcttcttttctcttgaaAAGAACATATTCAGTCAAGGAATTAAGTTCGTTTGATGACAAATAAGCTTGTCAGTTGTCAACCTATTCCAAGTATTAAGTTGAACATAATACTGCCATTAAGATTTGATATACGGATTTGATGTATCGTGAATAATCCAGACCATATGACCAAGATAAGTGTATCTACTGTCTTGTATCTCTCGGTCATAATTATTTGGAACTCCATGTATAACAATATTGATATTTGATATGACTGGTGAATCTAAGAAATGACAGTTGGAGTTGAGAAGTGCAATAATTTGCATCTTTGGGGTTGGTACCTTTCAACATTTTCAATGTCTCAAAATGTTGGGAAGATGATGCGACAAATAAGATATCTAAACACAATATGAGCAAAAAATGCTGTCCTTTGACGGTAATGCTTATACAAGCATGACCCTTTATAGTTGAATAATTCAGAAAATTGTAGGAAAGGATGAAATGAGAGGAAAACCAAGTAAAACAGATGAGACCCATTTACTACTAAAAGCATCTGAGTGTAGTTACCTTACATGGAAAGGGAAAAACCATATAACACGTAAAAGAGAGTTCCTCAATTGATTGCACACAACGAGCCCTTGCAACAACTTTAAAAGATAATGAGCCATAGCATCTTTCATATAACATTGAAGAATTAATATCCACGAAAATGATCTTCTCCCCATTATACATGGATTCCGGTAAACTATTGTTTATTTTGGAAGTGTCCCATGAGCTTAGTCAGAAAGCAACCAATCTTTATAAGTTATTCCTTTTACTCTCACCTATCTACTATGTTGCGCGGACACTCGAAAATGCTGCCGCACCTATGTAAAATCCTCCAAAAAGGCATTACTTTTGGAAGATCTGACACGCACCAGGCAAAATTTTCAgggagtccgagcaacatagcccatttttcaaaaaatgacAGACAAAATACCAGCATCAACTTAAGTATGACCCTTGCAACATCTATGGCTTCATGCTTACCCTCTAAGCCGATAATTACTCAACACTACACGTATTACAGAACCCCATTTATCATATATCTGTAAGCAAATTTACAAATGTTGTCTTTTGGCCCAACAGCAAGGAAATTAATAACACATCACTGACAAGAGCTAAATACCTCATCATCAACTTGATATTAGAATCACAAGAGCACTAATATCGGAATCACTCTCAAATAAATATCTTTAATGTCAGCCTCACATTTTTTCTACCTTTCTCTTATTTGCCCTTTGTGGCTCAGGGGTTTGCAGCTGAACTCCATTGAGATTTCTCATAGTATCAACAAGAAGAACTTCAACTTAACCAGAGATAGATCGCGAATTTTTAGTCAGTGGCGCAAAGTTCCCATTGCACTCACTACTTCAGTGACAATTGGTTCCGGACTTAATCTAAATACATGGTCTTTTCCATCTGCAGCTTTCTATAGACATCCAACCATAACCTTAACACTGAATAAAAAAGCTTCCACATTCAACAATAATAACATCTACGCCTCAATCCTAAACCAGTTGGGGATGGCTATATGAATCCTTACGGACCGTGTTTTTCCATATAAACACATCTCAAGCCAATATTGTAAAAACCCcactataattttttttttttggactaTCGTAAAGCCCACCCCACCCCCAAATCCCCCCACCCCAAACCCCCAACCCCACCCATGAGCTCAAAACTTGCTGCTAGTTGCTATACCTTCCTTATCACCAATCCCACAACAATATCCCAATAGCCCACATCTAAATTCTAACAATGATAAGCAATATCAAAGAAAAATATCTAAATTCACACAGACTTTAAGAAAATCCATAAATAGAAATCTCCAAAAagatcaaaattaaaattttcttaCCTTCAATACCAGAATGAAAGATTCCAAAGCCAAACCAAACAGTGTACTGATTAGCAGGGGTAAGATCATACACATTCAATATAACTGGTGACTCATAGCTGCTTccattattatcattatttgcATTGTTATCATTTGAAGTGCTCTCTTCTCCCATTTGATGAACTTTTTGTGAAAAGGGAAATCTTGGGGTTAGCAAAAAGATTGTATTTTTAGGTCCATTTtattaacaaattaaaaaaaatagttttagaaATTGGTTTGTGATTCTATTGAAATTTCTGTGAATATGGGAATCTGGGGTTTGCAAAAAGATTGTATTTTTGTGTTGTTTTTTGGtaaagaaatataaagtaaataGCCTTTGAGATTGATTTGTGATTCTATAGAAATATCTGTGAAAAGGCAAATTTGGAGAGAGAGGGAGAgacacagagagagagagaggaactTTGAAAATGGAAATCATGAAAAGGGAAAGATAAGGGTAAATTGGGGAATGCACGTAGAGTAAGCTTAGATTGTTGCAATTTGCAAAATCATACAACAAAAACACAATAATTGAGTGGAGGATCTACTGCGGCCagaaaataatattaaaaaagtA encodes the following:
- the LOC104244101 gene encoding deSI-like protein At4g17486, whose amino-acid sequence is MGEESTSNDNNANNDNNGSSYESPVILNVYDLTPANQYTVWFGFGIFHSGIEVHGMEYGYGAHDFPISGVFEVEPKSCPGFIYRCSIPLGRIKMPPSEFQAFLENMASEYHGDTYHLISKNCNHFTDDIAQRLTGKGIPGWVNRLARVGAFCSCLLPESLQVTTVKQLPEYHPCAEEDESGSMSTATPHEPTESEDGDQDKHLLSPPVGSREVAFIRETPRSNVLPE